Genomic DNA from Methanofollis sp. W23:
GGCTGACCGCCGGGCTCTTCTGCCGTCTCTCCCCCTTCGATGCGGCGTGCCTCGCCGCATACGCGAGCGGTCTCGCCGGTGAGGCCGCCGCCGCCGGGAGGGACGCCGGGATGACCGCAACAGAGATGCTCGAACAGATCCCACAGGTGCTCTATGGTTGAGTTTACCCATATCGCCGATGACCGCGCCCATATGGTCGACGTCTCGGCCAAGCCCGACGTGGTGCGCACGGCGATCGCCGCCGGCCGGATCTACCTGCGTCCAGAGACCCTGGAGGCGATCCGCTCTGGCACCGCGGTCAAGGGCAATGTCCTGGCCACCGCCAGGGTCGCCGCCACCCTCGCGGTGAAGGACACCTCCAGGATCATCCCGATGTGCCACCCCCTCGCCCTTGGCGGGGTGGAGGTCGAGTTCGAGGAGACCGGGGAGGACGCCATCGAGGCGCGGGTCAGCGTCCGTTCGTACGGCAAGACCGGCGTGGAGATGGAAGCCCTCACCGGTGTCTCGGCCGCCCTGCTCACGGTCTGGGACATGGTCAAGTCTGCAGAGAAGGACGAGGACGGGCAGTACCCGGTCACCAGGATCGAGGGGATCAGGGTGATCAAGAAGACGAAGGGCACGGTCTGACCTTTTTTTTGCTCTGTAGAAATCCTCTTGATGAATCTCTCTGCCGGGGGTTTCCACCCCCCTGACCCCCGCCACATGATAGGCCAAGGACGGCACCCCCCTTATTATGGACATTTATTCTGCCTCCCCAATCCCATCGTGGTCCTGGGGGTCAGGAGGATGCGACCCGAGGGAGTGTGAGACGATCTTTGATCTTTGATTGAGCTCCCGGCGCACGTGATGGGAGAAGGCACCCTGATCAGAATGGCCGCCCCCTCAATTGTCAAATCTTCACCTCGTCTCGCGCCGGGGGACCGTGCCCTCCTTACCCCTTCTATGGGGATGGGTGAGGGCGGCGACAGGTGGGGTCTCCCGTGTGCCTGAGGAGAGGGGACCGGATCGGTCCTGGTGTTCGGAACAATAATATCCCCTTGAAGTCTAAGTATACAGAACCACGGGATCCGTCCCGTTGAGGAATGTGGCGCAGAACGCGCCGAACCTGAGGTGAATATCAATGGCAAAGTCAATGTATGCCTACGTCCGCGAGGCGTGGAAGAACCCTGAAACCACCGAGGTCAAGGCCCTCCTCTGGGAGCGGATGCAGACCTGGCGGCGCGAGGGTGCCGTGGTCCGTGTCGACCACCCGACCCGTATCGACCGTGCACGCAACCTTGGTTACAAGGCCAAGCAGGGCGTGATCGTTGTCCGTGCCCGGATCCGCCGGGGCGGCCGGAGAAAGCCCAGATATATCCGCGGCCGCAGGACCGCACGGATGGGGATGCGCAGGATCACCGGCGCAAAGAGTATCCAGCGGATCGCCGAGGAGCGCGCCTCCCGGAAGTACCCGAACATGGAGGCCGTCAACTCGTACTGGGTCGGCCAGGACGGACGCTACAAGTGGTACGAGGTCATCCTCGTCGACGCCAGCCACCCGGCGGTCAGGAACGACCCGGCGTTTGCCTGGGTGATCA
This window encodes:
- the moaC gene encoding cyclic pyranopterin monophosphate synthase MoaC gives rise to the protein MVEFTHIADDRAHMVDVSAKPDVVRTAIAAGRIYLRPETLEAIRSGTAVKGNVLATARVAATLAVKDTSRIIPMCHPLALGGVEVEFEETGEDAIEARVSVRSYGKTGVEMEALTGVSAALLTVWDMVKSAEKDEDGQYPVTRIEGIRVIKKTKGTV
- a CDS encoding 50S ribosomal protein L15e; this encodes MAKSMYAYVREAWKNPETTEVKALLWERMQTWRREGAVVRVDHPTRIDRARNLGYKAKQGVIVVRARIRRGGRRKPRYIRGRRTARMGMRRITGAKSIQRIAEERASRKYPNMEAVNSYWVGQDGRYKWYEVILVDASHPAVRNDPAFAWVINPNQRGRAERGKTMAGRKGRGMRRRGKGTEKTRPSIRSHANRGK